A window of the Xenopus laevis strain J_2021 chromosome 9_10L, Xenopus_laevis_v10.1, whole genome shotgun sequence genome harbors these coding sequences:
- the cant1.L gene encoding calcium activated nucleotidase 1 L homeolog isoform X2, producing MKSPQVECKESMSPLRISVAGLPVLASMTKTADPRFRPRWRAILLSGIAVAFLLLLLCYHRSSGPRIQVANAHNWRMVHQVAGELYNDTYPLTPPLRTPEGLRYHIAIIADLDTDSRSAKANTWVSYLKRGYLTLSSSGDHVAVEWEKEDIVLETHLAEKGRGMELSELIVFNGKLYSVDDRTGVVYRIEGSKAVPWVILTDGDGTVGKGYLIHESAAWSDSLKSWFFLPRRASQEQYSEKEDEKRGSNILLRATPDFSDIKMSHVGTLNPTHGFSSFKFIPGTDDQIIVALKSEEDNGKVATYITAFTLDGRILLPETKVGNVKYEGIEFI from the exons ATGAAATCTCCACAAGTGGAATGTAAAGAGTCTATGAGCCCACTGAGGATCAGTGTGGCTGGTCTTCCAGTTCTGGCTTCCATGACGAAGACCGCAGACCCCCGGTTCAGGCCGCGCTGGCGTGCCATTCTTCTCTCTGGGATTGCAGTTGCGTTTTTGCTGTTACTTCTCTGTTACCATCGCTCCTCGGGGCCACGGATACAGGTGGCAAATGCCCACAACTGGAGGATGGTGCATCAAGTGGCCGGGGAGCTCTATAATGACACTTACCCACTGACGCCTCCTCTCAGGACTCCGGAGGGGCTTCGCTACCACATTGCAATAATCGCCGATTTGGATACGGACTCTCGAAGCGCCAAGGCTAATACTTGGGTCAGCTATCTAAAAAGGGGTTACCTGACTCTATCCAGCAGCGGAGACCATGTGGCGGTCGAATGGGAGAAAGAGGACATTGTGTTGGAAACGCACCTTGCGGAAAAGGGGCGCGGGATGGAGCTTTCGGAGCTGATTGTGTTTAACGGGAAGCTGTATTCTGTGGACGACCGCACGGGGGTGGTGTACAGAATCGAGGGGAGTAAAGCTGTGCCGTGGGTCATTCTCACAGATGGAGACGGCACTGTGGGCAAGG GGTACTTGATACATGAATCTGCAGCATGGAGCGACTCTTTGAAGAGCTGGTTCTTCTTGCCCCGTCGTGCCAGTCAAGAACAATACAGCGAAAAGGAGGACGAGAAGCGCGGCTCCAACATTCTTCTTCGTGCTACTCCTGACTTCTCAGACATCAAAATGTCCCACGTGGGAACACTGAATCCCACGCACGGCTTCTCCTCCTTCAAATTCATTCCAGGAACAGATGATCAAATCATCGTGGCTCTGAAGTCAGAAGAAGATAACGGCAAAGTAGCCACATACATAACTGCGTTTACATTGGATGGTAGAATTCTCTTACCGGAGACTAAAGTAGGAAATGTTAAATATGAAGGAATTGAGTTCATCTGA
- the cant1.L gene encoding calcium activated nucleotidase 1 L homeolog isoform X1, protein MKSPQVECKESMSPLRISVAGLPVLASMTKTADPRFRPRWRAILLSGIAVAFLLLLLCYHRSSGPRIQVANAHNWRMVHQVAGELYNDTYPLTPPLRTPEGLRYHIAIIADLDTDSRSAKANTWVSYLKRGYLTLSSSGDHVAVEWEKEDIVLETHLAEKGRGMELSELIVFNGKLYSVDDRTGVVYRIEGSKAVPWVILTDGDGTVGKGFKAEWLAVKDEQLYVGGLGKEWTTTSGVVLNENPEWVKVIGPRGDTQHHNWVSNYNQLRSAAGIQPPGYLIHESAAWSDSLKSWFFLPRRASQEQYSEKEDEKRGSNILLRATPDFSDIKMSHVGTLNPTHGFSSFKFIPGTDDQIIVALKSEEDNGKVATYITAFTLDGRILLPETKVGNVKYEGIEFI, encoded by the exons ATGAAATCTCCACAAGTGGAATGTAAAGAGTCTATGAGCCCACTGAGGATCAGTGTGGCTGGTCTTCCAGTTCTGGCTTCCATGACGAAGACCGCAGACCCCCGGTTCAGGCCGCGCTGGCGTGCCATTCTTCTCTCTGGGATTGCAGTTGCGTTTTTGCTGTTACTTCTCTGTTACCATCGCTCCTCGGGGCCACGGATACAGGTGGCAAATGCCCACAACTGGAGGATGGTGCATCAAGTGGCCGGGGAGCTCTATAATGACACTTACCCACTGACGCCTCCTCTCAGGACTCCGGAGGGGCTTCGCTACCACATTGCAATAATCGCCGATTTGGATACGGACTCTCGAAGCGCCAAGGCTAATACTTGGGTCAGCTATCTAAAAAGGGGTTACCTGACTCTATCCAGCAGCGGAGACCATGTGGCGGTCGAATGGGAGAAAGAGGACATTGTGTTGGAAACGCACCTTGCGGAAAAGGGGCGCGGGATGGAGCTTTCGGAGCTGATTGTGTTTAACGGGAAGCTGTATTCTGTGGACGACCGCACGGGGGTGGTGTACAGAATCGAGGGGAGTAAAGCTGTGCCGTGGGTCATTCTCACAGATGGAGACGGCACTGTGGGCAAGG gTTTCAAGGCTGAGTGGCTGGCAGTTAAGGATGAGCAGCTGTATGTTGGTGGTTTGGGGAAGGAATGGACTACTACATCCGGGGTTGTGCTAAATGAAAACCCTGAGTGGGTGAAAGTCATTGGACCACGGGGTGACACCCAACATCACAACTGGGTTTCAAATTATAACCAATTGCGATCAGCTGCTGGCATTCAACCACCAG GGTACTTGATACATGAATCTGCAGCATGGAGCGACTCTTTGAAGAGCTGGTTCTTCTTGCCCCGTCGTGCCAGTCAAGAACAATACAGCGAAAAGGAGGACGAGAAGCGCGGCTCCAACATTCTTCTTCGTGCTACTCCTGACTTCTCAGACATCAAAATGTCCCACGTGGGAACACTGAATCCCACGCACGGCTTCTCCTCCTTCAAATTCATTCCAGGAACAGATGATCAAATCATCGTGGCTCTGAAGTCAGAAGAAGATAACGGCAAAGTAGCCACATACATAACTGCGTTTACATTGGATGGTAGAATTCTCTTACCGGAGACTAAAGTAGGAAATGTTAAATATGAAGGAATTGAGTTCATCTGA
- the cant1.L gene encoding calcium activated nucleotidase 1 L homeolog (The RefSeq protein has 1 substitution compared to this genomic sequence) — protein sequence MKSPQVECKESMSPLRISVAGLPVLASMTKTADPRFRPRWRAILLSGIAVAFLLLLLCYHRSSGPRIQVANPHNWRMVHQVAGELYNDTYPLTPPLRTPEGLRYHIAIIADLDTDSRSAKANTWVSYLKRGYLTLSSSGDHVAVEWEKEDIVLETHLAEKGRGMELSELIVFNGKLYSVDDRTGVVYRIEGSKAVPWVILTDGDGTVGKGFKAEWLAVKDEQLYVGGLGKEWTTTSGVVLNENPEWVKVIGPRGDTQHHNWVSNYNQLRSAAGIQPPGYLIHESAAWSDSLKSWFFLPRRASQEQYSEKEDEKRGSNILLRATPDFSDIKMSHVGTLNPTHGFSSFKFIPGTDDQIIVALKSEEDNGKVATYITAFTLDGRILLPETKVGNVKYEGIEFI from the exons ATGAAATCTCCACAAGTGGAATGTAAAGAGTCTATGAGCCCACTGAGGATCAGTGTGGCTGGTCTTCCAGTTCTGGCTTCCATGACGAAGACCGCAGACCCCCGGTTCAGGCCGCGCTGGCGTGCCATTCTTCTCTCTGGGATTGCAGTTGCGTTTTTGCTGTTACTTCTCTGTTACCATCGCTCCTCGGGGCCACGGATACAGGTGGCAAATGCCCACAACTGGAGGATGGTGCATCAAGTGGCCGGGGAGCTCTATAATGACACTTACCCACTGACGCCTCCTCTCAGGACTCCGGAGGGGCTTCGCTACCACATTGCAATAATCGCCGATTTGGATACGGACTCTCGAAGCGCCAAGGCTAATACTTGGGTCAGCTATCTAAAAAGGGGTTACCTGACTCTATCCAGCAGCGGAGACCATGTGGCGGTCGAATGGGAGAAAGAGGACATTGTGTTGGAAACGCACCTTGCGGAAAAGGGGCGCGGGATGGAGCTTTCGGAGCTGATTGTGTTTAACGGGAAGCTGTATTCTGTGGACGACCGCACGGGGGTGGTGTACAGAATCGAGGGGAGTAAAGCTGTGCCGTGGGTCATTCTCACAGATGGAGACGGCACTGTGGGCAAGG gTTTCAAGGCTGAGTGGCTGGCAGTTAAGGATGAGCAGCTGTATGTTGGTGGTTTGGGGAAGGAATGGACTACTACATCCGGGGTTGTGCTAAATGAAAACCCTGAGTGGGTGAAAGTCATTGGACCACGGGGTGACACCCAACATCACAACTGGGTTTCAAATTATAACCAATTGCGATCAGCTGCTGGCATTCAACCACCAG GGTACTTGATACATGAATCTGCAGCATGGAGCGACTCTTTGAAGAGCTGGTTCTTCTTGCCCCGTCGTGCCAGTCAAGAACAATACAGCGAAAAGGAGGACGAGAAGCGCGGCTCCAACATTCTTCTTCGTGCTACTCCTGACTTCTCAGACATCAAAATGTCCCACGTGGGAACACTGAATCCCACGCACGGCTTCTCCTCCTTCAAATTCATTCCAGGAACAGATGATCAAATCATCGTGGCTCTGAAGTCAGAAGAAGATAACGGCAAAGTAGCCACATACATAACTGCGTTTACATTGGATGGTAGAATTCTCTTACCGGAGACTAAAGTAGGAAATGTTAAATATGAAGGAATTGAGTTCATCTGA